One Henriciella litoralis genomic window carries:
- a CDS encoding DMT family transporter produces the protein MGFRDFLLLFAVCFVWGLNLVVTRWVVADAAVPPVFFASIRFLGIALVLVPFLFPAPKNMRALFLISMCMGAIHFALLFTGLANAEASAVSVTGQLGVPFSTLMSMAFLGETVGWRRGLGIMLAFAGVTLIAFDPESFSVSFGLIYVIVSAFIGSIGGILMKRMAPISALQLQAWVGMFSFAPLMVFSFFVEQNQIGSFVGGGWMVWAATAFAVLGVSVFGHGAFYTLIKKYDISLLSPLTLMTPIWGVVLAVSLLGEPLTLRLIVGAAISLGGVFVIAVRRNKTLPEAAFTEQV, from the coding sequence ATGGGCTTTCGTGACTTTCTTCTTCTCTTTGCCGTCTGTTTCGTCTGGGGCCTCAACCTTGTCGTGACGCGATGGGTCGTTGCGGACGCAGCCGTCCCGCCGGTATTCTTCGCCAGCATCCGGTTTCTCGGCATCGCTCTGGTGCTCGTCCCGTTTCTGTTTCCGGCGCCAAAGAACATGCGCGCCCTGTTCCTCATTTCGATGTGTATGGGCGCGATCCATTTTGCGCTGCTTTTTACCGGTCTCGCGAATGCAGAGGCGAGCGCCGTCTCGGTGACGGGCCAGCTCGGCGTGCCTTTCTCGACATTGATGAGCATGGCGTTTCTTGGCGAAACGGTCGGCTGGCGGCGTGGTCTTGGCATTATGCTGGCCTTTGCCGGCGTCACGCTTATTGCGTTCGACCCGGAAAGCTTCTCCGTCAGCTTCGGCCTGATCTATGTCATTGTATCCGCCTTCATTGGCTCGATCGGCGGCATATTGATGAAGCGTATGGCCCCGATCAGTGCCCTTCAGCTTCAGGCCTGGGTCGGCATGTTCAGCTTTGCGCCGCTGATGGTGTTCTCCTTCTTTGTGGAACAGAACCAGATCGGCAGCTTCGTCGGTGGCGGATGGATGGTCTGGGCCGCGACGGCCTTCGCAGTCCTCGGCGTCAGCGTTTTCGGGCACGGCGCGTTTTATACGCTGATCAAGAAATACGACATCTCGCTGCTCTCGCCGCTAACTTTGATGACGCCAATATGGGGTGTTGTGCTTGCCGTCTCGCTGCTGGGTGAGCCACTGACGTTGCGGCTTATTGTGGGCGCCGCGATATCGCTCGGCGGCGTCTTTGTGATTGCCGTGCGGCGGAATAAAACCTTGCCTGAGGCAGCCTTCACCGAACAGGTATGA
- the apaG gene encoding Co2+/Mg2+ efflux protein ApaG, which translates to MTDNQSIPEYEAVTDGVRIRVRPRFMQEESSPVRSRYIWSYTVEIENNSDHTWTLTTRHWDIVDSLGRRQIVDGDGVVGQTPCLAPGESFRYSSGAPLSSPSGMMSGMYTFVKDGGEALNARIPTFSLDSPYERSRPS; encoded by the coding sequence ATGACCGATAATCAGTCGATACCTGAATATGAAGCGGTAACGGACGGTGTTCGTATCCGGGTGCGGCCCCGCTTCATGCAAGAGGAGTCGAGCCCAGTGCGTAGCCGCTATATCTGGTCCTACACGGTCGAGATCGAGAACAATTCCGATCACACCTGGACGCTGACGACGCGCCATTGGGACATTGTCGATAGCCTCGGTCGCCGGCAGATTGTCGATGGCGACGGCGTTGTCGGCCAGACGCCTTGCCTCGCGCCTGGCGAGAGCTTCCGCTATTCCTCCGGCGCGCCTCTGTCCTCGCCTTCGGGCATGATGAGCGGCATGTACACCTTCGTGAAGGACGGTGGCGAAGCGCTTAACGCCCGTATCCCGACATTCTCGCTCGACAGCCCGTATGAGCGCTCGCGGCCAAGCTGA
- the metZ gene encoding O-succinylhomoserine sulfhydrylase, with protein MAKRDGEDWKPATKLVRGGTMRSQFGETSEAIFLTSGYAYDSAEQAARRMSGEEEGFVYSRYANPTVRMLEDRLALLEGAETCRVTASGMGAISSAMIAPVGTGDRVVAASALFGSCRVICQTILPRYGVETEFVQGSDMDAWKKALSRPAKLVLIESPSNPLLEAVDIAAVAELAHKAGAKLIVDNVFATPVLQKPLELGADVAVYSATKHMDGQGRVLAGAILGQSDWIEEFIDPWLRHTGPAPSPFNAWVVLKGIETLDLRVRAACRTAARLADAIAGHANVKAVRYPGRTDHPHHAVHAKQMDEGGTLIAFSIKGARAEAFRVLNALNLVDISNNLGDTKSLACHPASTTHRALNEEERASMGLDESWIRLSVGLEDASDLEADLMAALDACAS; from the coding sequence ATGGCAAAGCGCGATGGGGAAGACTGGAAGCCCGCGACGAAACTCGTGCGCGGCGGCACCATGCGCTCTCAGTTCGGAGAAACCTCCGAAGCGATCTTTCTGACATCCGGTTATGCCTATGACAGCGCCGAGCAGGCCGCCCGCCGCATGTCCGGGGAAGAAGAAGGCTTTGTCTATTCCCGCTACGCCAATCCGACGGTGCGTATGCTTGAGGACCGGCTTGCCCTGCTCGAAGGCGCTGAAACCTGCCGGGTGACGGCGTCCGGCATGGGCGCGATCTCGTCTGCGATGATTGCCCCAGTGGGCACCGGCGACCGTGTGGTTGCCGCCAGCGCGCTTTTTGGCTCCTGCCGGGTGATCTGCCAGACCATCCTGCCGCGCTACGGCGTTGAGACAGAATTTGTCCAGGGGTCTGACATGGACGCCTGGAAGAAGGCCCTGTCGCGCCCGGCCAAGCTGGTGCTGATCGAGTCTCCTTCCAATCCGCTGCTAGAGGCCGTCGATATCGCAGCCGTGGCTGAGCTCGCACATAAGGCGGGTGCCAAACTGATCGTGGATAATGTGTTCGCGACCCCTGTTCTCCAGAAGCCTCTGGAGCTTGGTGCGGACGTCGCCGTCTATTCCGCCACCAAACATATGGACGGGCAGGGCCGCGTGCTGGCCGGCGCCATTCTTGGCCAGAGCGACTGGATTGAAGAGTTCATCGATCCATGGCTGCGTCATACAGGGCCTGCGCCATCGCCCTTCAATGCTTGGGTCGTTCTGAAAGGGATCGAGACGCTTGACCTTCGCGTACGCGCTGCCTGCCGGACGGCGGCGCGTCTTGCTGACGCGATTGCTGGCCATGCGAACGTGAAAGCCGTGCGCTATCCGGGGCGGACAGACCATCCGCACCATGCGGTGCACGCCAAGCAGATGGATGAGGGCGGCACGCTGATTGCCTTTTCGATCAAGGGCGCGCGGGCCGAAGCCTTCAGGGTGCTGAATGCGCTCAACCTGGTCGACATCTCCAATAATCTCGGAGACACCAAGTCGCTTGCCTGCCACCCGGCCTCAACCACGCATCGCGCCCTCAATGAGGAAGAGCGAGCCTCGATGGGCCTCGATGAGAGCTGGATCAGATTGTCGGTCGGCCTTGAAGATGCCAGCGACCTCGAGGCGGACCTGATGGCCGCGCTCGATGCCTGTGCAAGCTGA
- a CDS encoding YihY/virulence factor BrkB family protein yields the protein MQAWLKKLPVPAVVLDWLILPLWCAIVRMSKPEVRIVTGGISFYALFSIFPIIYLTLTLLFSLLPHEISQSLSNTVDQVLTSAVAPLQQADLTTIRDATPQGLTIRALLAIILVFYTASSGAKGAITGIRMVAGSDKRSNIIRFQGISLLMTTLLILLVWILGAIQLVLSVTTEREGFVAFELARTISEIASRLWIGKFLACFAIFYLIISLSLYGRLSSGRSMVAGAAAGAFSWSVATWAYHLYLKVSVLDTIYGALASLILGFIWLMVSVSSLLLGAALSVEWSARFAQLDADRAETPSKTGQDAGDQPTE from the coding sequence ATGCAAGCCTGGCTTAAAAAGCTGCCTGTACCCGCAGTCGTCCTGGACTGGCTGATCCTGCCGCTCTGGTGCGCGATCGTTCGCATGTCCAAGCCGGAAGTGCGGATCGTCACGGGCGGCATCAGCTTCTATGCGCTCTTCTCGATCTTCCCGATCATCTATCTGACGCTGACCCTGCTCTTCTCATTGCTACCGCATGAAATCTCACAGAGCCTCTCCAACACGGTCGATCAGGTGCTGACCTCTGCCGTGGCCCCCTTGCAGCAGGCCGACCTGACAACGATCCGCGATGCGACGCCGCAGGGCCTGACAATCCGCGCCTTACTGGCGATCATCCTCGTCTTCTATACGGCCAGCTCCGGCGCCAAAGGTGCGATTACCGGCATCCGCATGGTGGCGGGCAGCGACAAGCGATCAAACATTATCCGGTTTCAGGGGATATCCCTCCTGATGACCACGCTACTCATCCTGCTGGTCTGGATACTGGGGGCCATCCAGCTGGTTCTTTCGGTCACAACTGAGCGAGAGGGCTTTGTCGCCTTTGAACTGGCGCGAACGATATCAGAAATCGCGTCGAGGCTCTGGATCGGCAAATTCCTCGCCTGTTTCGCAATCTTCTACCTGATCATCTCCCTGTCCCTCTACGGACGGCTAAGCTCTGGCCGGTCCATGGTTGCGGGCGCAGCCGCCGGCGCGTTCAGCTGGAGTGTCGCGACCTGGGCCTACCATCTTTATCTCAAGGTTTCGGTGCTCGACACGATCTATGGGGCCCTCGCCTCGTTGATCCTTGGTTTCATCTGGCTGATGGTGTCGGTGTCGTCCCTTCTGCTTGGGGCCGCCCTGTCAGTGGAGTGGTCCGCGCGTTTTGCTCAGCTGGACGCTGATCGAGCTGAAACGCCGTCAAAGACCGGCCAGGACGCTGGCGATCAGCCGACGGAATAG
- a CDS encoding N-acetylmuramoyl-L-alanine amidase — translation MKIIQRPSPNFNERKAPLDMLVLHYTGMETGDAALERMCDEEASVSAHYMIRECGEVVQLVAEDKRAWHAGVSRWQGDEDLNSRSIGIEIVNGGHDWPDDDGALPAYPDAQIDAVIALSKAIIERWSIPQTRIVGHSDIAPARKKDPGEHFPWKRLSEHAIGFWPSVVEPSSAPLAASLMAIGYDVEDGHAAICAFQRRWRPSGVTGAPDPDTVNIAAAVAYLYSVG, via the coding sequence ATGAAGATCATCCAACGCCCCAGCCCCAATTTCAACGAGCGCAAGGCGCCCCTCGATATGCTCGTTCTGCATTATACGGGCATGGAGACGGGTGACGCGGCCCTTGAGCGGATGTGCGATGAAGAGGCTTCGGTCTCGGCCCATTACATGATCCGCGAGTGCGGCGAAGTGGTTCAGCTCGTCGCCGAGGACAAGCGGGCCTGGCATGCGGGCGTTTCGCGCTGGCAGGGCGATGAGGACCTTAACTCCCGCTCAATCGGCATCGAGATCGTCAATGGCGGACACGACTGGCCAGATGATGACGGGGCGTTGCCCGCTTATCCAGACGCGCAGATCGACGCGGTTATCGCTTTGTCCAAAGCGATCATTGAGCGGTGGAGCATTCCGCAAACCCGGATCGTCGGGCACTCTGACATTGCACCTGCGCGCAAAAAGGATCCGGGCGAGCATTTCCCATGGAAGCGTCTCTCCGAACACGCGATCGGCTTTTGGCCATCGGTCGTGGAGCCATCCAGTGCGCCGCTAGCGGCGTCGTTGATGGCAATTGGATACGATGTGGAGGATGGGCATGCCGCTATCTGCGCCTTTCAGCGGCGCTGGCGACCCTCAGGCGTCACCGGGGCACCAGACCCAGACACCGTAAACATCGCCGCTGCTGTCGCTTACCTCTATTCCGTCGGCTGA